Part of the Alteribacter lacisalsi genome, AAGTGGAAGGAATCATGAAGAGCACAAGGGGGGCTCGCCGCTCGTCTGCGGGAAGCTGCCGCCATGAGCGCATCTGTCAGCCTCTTTCCCAAAAATACCTGCCTGCCCGCAGGGAGAGCAGGGAATACTACACATAGCGCAAGCAGACTGGAAGTGATCGACCGGAATGGACAGTATTAAACGCTATCTTAAATTTGTGAAACCGTACTGGAAGCAAATCACCATTACCGTCTTTATCGGTATGCTCAAGTTCGGGTTCCCTCTGATCATCCCCCTCCTGATGAAAATCGTGATTGACGACATCGTTGGAGCGGAGGACATGACAACCGCCGAACAGCTGAGTCAGCTTTACTGGATGATGGGCATCGTCTTTTTCGTCTTTCTTTTTCTCCGTCCACCGGTCGAGTATTACCGGCAGTATTTTGCCCAGTGGACCGGAAGCAAGATTCTTTATGACATCCGGACGCAGCTGTTTACCCACCTGCAGAAGCTGAGCCTGAGATTTTACTCGAATAATAAATCCGGGGAAGTGATCTCCCGCGTGATCCACGATGTGGAGCAGACGAAGAACTTCATCATCACCGGGATGATGAACATCTGGCTCGACATGTTCACGATCATCGTGGCGATTATCATTATGCTCACAATGGATCCTCTGCTCACGCTCGTGGCTGTGGTGCTGCTTCCGTTTTACGGCATTGCCATCAAATATTTTTATACCAAACTGCGCTACCTCACCCGTGAGCGCTCCCAGGCGCTGGCGGAAGTACAGGGACATCTGCATGAACGGCTCCAGGGCATGAACGTGATCCGAAGCTTCGCTCTTGAAAACCACGAAGAGCACCAGTTCGATAAAAGAAACGAAAACTTTCTGTCTAAAGCCTTGAACCATACGCGCTGGAATGCGAAGACGTTTGCCGTGATCAATACGCTCACCGATCTTGCGCCGATCCTCGTGATCGCTGTGGCTGGAACCCTTGTGATTCAGGGGAATGTAACGGTCGGAACGATGGTCGCCTTTGTGGCCTACATGGACCGGCTTTATAATCCGCTCCGGCGCCTGGTGAACTCGTCCACCACATTGACTCAGTCGATTGCCTCCATGGACCGGATGTTTGAACTCGCCGATGAGGCGTACGACATCGAGGACAAAAAGGATGCAGTTCCGATGAAGCATCCCCGCGGTGAGGTGACGTTTGATCATGTGTTTTTCAACTACGAGCAGAATGACGATCTCGTGCTGAAAGACCTTCATTTTCACGTTGAGAGCGGCGAGACGATCGCGATCGTCGGCATGAGCGGCGGCGGGAAAAGTACGATCATGAGCCTGATTCCGCGGTTTTACGATGTTTCTGAAGGGCGGATCCTGATCGACGGCCGTGATGTGCGCGACTACAAAGTCCGCAGCCTCCGGGACCGAATCGGCATGGTGCTTCAGGACAACATCATTTTCAGTGAGTCGGTCAAATTCAACATTCTCATGGGCCGGCCGGACGCCTCGGATGAAGAAGTGATCGAAGCCGCCAAAGCTGCCAACGCCCACGATTTCATTATGGAACTGCCGGACGGCTATGATACAAGCATCGGTGAGCGGGGCGTGAAACTCTCCGGCGGGCAGAAACAGCGCGTGGCGATCGCCCGTGTGTTCCTGAAAAGTCCCGAAATTCTCGTGTTCGACGAGGCCACATCGGCACTTGACCTTGAAAGCGAGCAGCTGATTCAGGAATCTCTGTTCAAGCTCGCCAGGGACCGGACCACGTTTATCGTGGCCCACCGCCTGTCTACCATCACCCACGCGGACCGGATTTTCCTGATCGAAAACGGCCGGCTGGTGGAGGACGGGACCCACGATGAACTGATGTTGAAGCAGGGTGCCTATCACCGCCTGTTCCAGGTCCAGCAGCTCACTTAGAAAGCCGGCAGAACGAAAGAGTCGGATGTTTTCTTGACTTTGTAAGCTAAACTGGGAGAGTTGCTCGATACATTCAAAAAATTGCTCGATAAATTGGGAAAGTTACTCGATAAACGCTGAAAGTTGCTCGATAAATTCGTAACAGACCCAGAATGACCCGAAAACTTCCGCACCATTCATAAAACCTCATAAAACAAAAGAGCACCGTCCCATAATCCGGGGCGGTGCTCTTCACTCAGTCACGTTCCGATATTTTCACTTCGTTGTCATCTTTATGATACTTAAAGAAGCTGTCCATGAGCTTGTCGAGGTGCTCAAGCTCCTCACTGTACTCAACCACCAGTGCTACCACCGGGAAAAAGTGGATCCAGTCGTCCCGATCCATCTCCTTGTCTTCATGAAGCTTGAAGAACAGATCCGTAAGCTGACGTTTACCAATCTCGACTTCCTCATAAAGATCGTCAGTGGTCTGCGGCCGGACCTTGCCCATATACTTGAGCATGATCCGTTCATGATAATTCATTAAATCATCAAGCTGTAACCGGATAAAGTCCTGAAGCTCATCGGGCATCCGCTGCATGTTATTCTCGTGACGGCTCAGACTTCTCAGAATCCTGAGAGACTTTTTTGATGTGTAAAGCATCTGCCGGAACAGCACTACTTTCCGCATTCGCGGGTACTCATTTTTAGGAAAATACGTACGCTCATCCTTGTAAAGAAGAAAGATATTATCCATTTTCACCATGGCATCCTTGAGCTTCTTCAAATCCCTTTTTAACGTATTGTACTCCGCCTCGTGACGGGTGAGCAGCCGAATCCACTGAATGATTTCCTCATTTGCGTCGGAAATTTTATGATACAGATGGTTTTCGTGCTTCGGGGGCAAAAACACCAGGTTCACGAGAAAAGATGCCCCGACACCGATCATCACGAGCAGAAACCGTGAGGCAGCAAATTCAATAAAATTCTCCGACGGTGCTTCCATGATGATGATCGCCGTGACCACGGCGAGAGGAATGATAGCCTCCTTGCCGAGCTTCAGGTTGATTGCAATGACAAGCACCACTACAACACCGACAACAAACGGCTCATGGCCGAACGACAGCACAAACACGACCGCAAGCACAGCACTGATCACGTTTGCCTGCACCTGGTCAAGAATCGTCATAAAGCTTCGGTACACAGACGGCTGAACGGCAAAAACCGCCGCCATCGCCGCATACACAGCCGGTTCAAAGCCGAGCCATGTAGCAACATAAAGAGCGAGCGTAATCGCCAGCCCTGTTTTTAAAATACGGGCGCCAAGCCTCATAATTTACGGATGTTCCTTTCTATCTAAAGCAGGACCCTTTCCTGCTTCGTGTTTTCGTTCTGTTTCTGATGAATCACACTTTAAGAACGTATGACACTATCGCATGTACTATACACCGGTTCGTAAAATCTGGCAAGAGCCTCATTTATATCCCCAGTCGTAAACGTAGTTTCCCACCTGTTCCTGTTTGTAAACACAGCAGCCGAGGAGGCTTGCCGGCATCGCCGCGGAAAGCGAGCGGACTTCGTAAAGCGAAGCTTCTTCCAGAGCCGCTCTAAAAAAAGAAAAACCCCGGATCCCAGACCCGGAGCTTCCCCACACTCATTTACAGTTTCGAAAACGCGTAATCCACCGCTTTCAGTGTTTCTTCAATATCCGCCTTCGTATGCGCCGTCGTCAGAAACCACGCCTCATACTTGGAAGGCGCCAGGTTCACACCCTGACCGAGCATCAGCTTAAAGAAACGGCCGAACATCTCCCCGTCACTCGCTTCGGCCTCGTCGTAGTTCACCACACCGTCCACACCGAAGTAGACCGTGAGCGCCCCCTTCAGGCGGTTCAGCGTAATCGGCACATGATGCTTCGCGGCGTGCGCGCGGATCCCGTCCTCAAGCATCGCCCCGAGCTCGTCCAGATGCTCGTACACACCTTCCTGACGGAGCACTTCCAGGCACGCAATCCCGGCCCGGATCGACGCCGGATTTCCGGCCATCGTCCCCGCCTGATACGCCGGCCCCAAAGGCGCCACTTTTTCCATAATATCCTGACGTCCACCGTACGCACCGATCGGCAGCCCGCCGCCGATAATTTTACCCAGCGCCGTCATGTCCGGCTCCACCCCGCAGTAATTCTGGGCACCGCCATACATGAACCGGAAGGCCGTAATCACCTCGTCGTAAATCACGAGCGCACCGGCCTCATGAGTAATCTCATTCACCGCTTCAAGAAAGCCTTCCGCCGGCTCCACGATTCCGAAGTTCCCCACAATCGGCTCGACAAGCACACCGGCAATCTCGTCACCCCAGCGGTCCATGGCCTCACGGAACCCGTCAATATCATTGAACGGCACCGTAATCACTTCTTTTGCAATCGCCTTGGTCACTCCGGCCGAATCCGGACTTCCGAGCGTGGCCGGCCCCGAGCCCGCCGCCACAAGCACCAGATCCGAGTGCCCGTGATAGC contains:
- a CDS encoding ABC transporter ATP-binding protein, whose amino-acid sequence is MDSIKRYLKFVKPYWKQITITVFIGMLKFGFPLIIPLLMKIVIDDIVGAEDMTTAEQLSQLYWMMGIVFFVFLFLRPPVEYYRQYFAQWTGSKILYDIRTQLFTHLQKLSLRFYSNNKSGEVISRVIHDVEQTKNFIITGMMNIWLDMFTIIVAIIIMLTMDPLLTLVAVVLLPFYGIAIKYFYTKLRYLTRERSQALAEVQGHLHERLQGMNVIRSFALENHEEHQFDKRNENFLSKALNHTRWNAKTFAVINTLTDLAPILVIAVAGTLVIQGNVTVGTMVAFVAYMDRLYNPLRRLVNSSTTLTQSIASMDRMFELADEAYDIEDKKDAVPMKHPRGEVTFDHVFFNYEQNDDLVLKDLHFHVESGETIAIVGMSGGGKSTIMSLIPRFYDVSEGRILIDGRDVRDYKVRSLRDRIGMVLQDNIIFSESVKFNILMGRPDASDEEVIEAAKAANAHDFIMELPDGYDTSIGERGVKLSGGQKQRVAIARVFLKSPEILVFDEATSALDLESEQLIQESLFKLARDRTTFIVAHRLSTITHADRIFLIENGRLVEDGTHDELMLKQGAYHRLFQVQQLT
- a CDS encoding aromatic acid exporter family protein translates to MRLGARILKTGLAITLALYVATWLGFEPAVYAAMAAVFAVQPSVYRSFMTILDQVQANVISAVLAVVFVLSFGHEPFVVGVVVVLVIAINLKLGKEAIIPLAVVTAIIIMEAPSENFIEFAASRFLLVMIGVGASFLVNLVFLPPKHENHLYHKISDANEEIIQWIRLLTRHEAEYNTLKRDLKKLKDAMVKMDNIFLLYKDERTYFPKNEYPRMRKVVLFRQMLYTSKKSLRILRSLSRHENNMQRMPDELQDFIRLQLDDLMNYHERIMLKYMGKVRPQTTDDLYEEVEIGKRQLTDLFFKLHEDKEMDRDDWIHFFPVVALVVEYSEELEHLDKLMDSFFKYHKDDNEVKISERD
- a CDS encoding glutamate-1-semialdehyde 2,1-aminomutase — protein: MKFTESERLNEAAQEHILGGVNSPSRSFKAVGGGSPVFMDKAAGAYFWDVDGNRYIDYLAAYGPIITGHTHPHVTEAIQAAAADGVLYGTPTRYENEFAAMLKDAMPSMEKVRFVNSGTEAVMTTIRVARAYTGRDKIIKFAGCYHGHSDLVLVAAGSGPATLGSPDSAGVTKAIAKEVITVPFNDIDGFREAMDRWGDEIAGVLVEPIVGNFGIVEPAEGFLEAVNEITHEAGALVIYDEVITAFRFMYGGAQNYCGVEPDMTALGKIIGGGLPIGAYGGRQDIMEKVAPLGPAYQAGTMAGNPASIRAGIACLEVLRQEGVYEHLDELGAMLEDGIRAHAAKHHVPITLNRLKGALTVYFGVDGVVNYDEAEASDGEMFGRFFKLMLGQGVNLAPSKYEAWFLTTAHTKADIEETLKAVDYAFSKL